A genomic stretch from Pararhizobium sp. IMCC21322 includes:
- a CDS encoding NAD(P)-dependent alcohol dehydrogenase has protein sequence MPKALVLEEKNRIQIRDIDLDQAMGAQDVRIAIDTVGVCGSDVHYYTHGKIGPFIVKEPMVLGHEAAGTVIETGSSVSNLAVGDRVCMEPGIPDPSSRASKLGLYNVDPAVTFWATPPIHGCLTPEVVHPAAFTYKLPDHVSMAEGAMVEPFAIGMQSAAKAAIKPGDIALVIGAGPIGIMTALAALAGGCAKVFISDLVDEKLGVAAQYDGIEPINAAKQDVASVIAKETANWGVDVVLECSGAGPAYKTALAAIRPGGCLVLVGMPVDPVPFDIVSAQAKEIRIETVFRYGNIYDRAINLIASGKVDLKPLISETFAFKNSVEAFDRAVEARPTDVKIQIKLKS, from the coding sequence ATGCCAAAAGCTCTTGTTCTGGAAGAAAAAAACCGAATTCAGATTCGTGATATTGATCTGGACCAGGCAATGGGCGCACAGGATGTGCGGATTGCCATTGATACGGTCGGTGTTTGCGGAAGCGACGTTCACTATTATACCCATGGAAAGATCGGCCCCTTCATTGTGAAGGAACCAATGGTTCTGGGGCATGAAGCAGCCGGAACGGTGATTGAGACCGGATCGTCGGTATCAAACCTTGCTGTCGGTGATCGTGTCTGTATGGAACCTGGAATTCCCGATCCATCATCACGGGCATCAAAGCTGGGGCTTTATAATGTGGACCCTGCTGTTACGTTTTGGGCAACGCCGCCCATTCATGGCTGCCTGACGCCCGAAGTGGTTCATCCCGCAGCCTTTACCTACAAATTGCCAGATCACGTCAGCATGGCTGAAGGTGCCATGGTGGAACCGTTTGCAATTGGTATGCAGTCCGCAGCGAAAGCTGCCATCAAACCCGGCGATATTGCATTGGTTATTGGTGCAGGACCCATCGGCATCATGACTGCTTTGGCAGCATTGGCCGGGGGCTGTGCCAAAGTTTTCATTTCAGATCTCGTGGACGAAAAACTGGGCGTGGCCGCTCAATATGACGGAATTGAACCGATCAATGCAGCCAAGCAGGATGTTGCCTCGGTTATCGCAAAGGAGACAGCGAATTGGGGTGTCGATGTTGTGCTGGAGTGTTCCGGTGCAGGGCCTGCCTACAAGACCGCATTGGCCGCTATTCGTCCTGGCGGTTGTCTGGTGCTTGTGGGGATGCCGGTTGATCCGGTGCCGTTTGACATCGTGTCGGCACAGGCGAAAGAAATTCGCATCGAGACGGTGTTTCGCTATGGCAATATTTATGATCGTGCCATCAATCTGATCGCATCGGGCAAGGTTGACCTCAAGCCGCTGATTTCAGAAACATTCGCGTTTAAAAACAGTGTTGAGGCATTTGACCGGGCTGTCGAGGCGCGCCCGACTGATGTGAAAATACAGATAAAATTGAAAAGCTGA
- a CDS encoding ABC transporter ATP-binding protein yields the protein MASVIVEKLVKKYGDLEVLHSIDLDVEDGQFVVLLGPSGCGKSTLLRTIAGLESSTSGDISIGDRRVNGVHPKDRNIAMVFQNYALYAHMKVRDNMAFSMQLSKTPKARIEERVNWAASILSLEPYLDRYPKELSGGQRQRVAMGRAIVRDPDVFLFDEPLSNLDAKLRVQMRTEIKELHQRLKTTTVYVTHDQIEAMTMADIVVIMRDGHIEQMGTPMEIYDNPSNLFVAEFIGSPGMNLLKGKIIEEGGKMVCRVNELHLPLPDQLDVTVGQTVLYGIRPEHLIPSETGLKATISVVEPTGPETHLFCHLSGHDVCAISRERMNWKADEVVSLEPIVDYVHVFDAQTDQAIKRKM from the coding sequence ATGGCATCGGTAATAGTAGAAAAACTGGTCAAGAAATACGGAGATCTGGAAGTTCTGCACAGCATCGATCTCGATGTGGAAGATGGGCAGTTCGTCGTTCTTCTTGGACCGTCCGGTTGTGGAAAATCCACACTTTTGCGGACAATTGCCGGTTTGGAATCATCCACTTCAGGCGATATTTCCATTGGTGACCGCCGGGTCAATGGCGTGCATCCCAAAGACCGCAATATTGCCATGGTATTTCAGAATTATGCGCTCTACGCCCATATGAAAGTCCGCGACAATATGGCGTTCTCCATGCAGCTCAGCAAAACGCCAAAGGCGCGCATTGAAGAGCGTGTGAACTGGGCAGCTTCCATTCTGAGCCTGGAACCTTATCTCGACCGCTATCCAAAAGAACTTTCCGGTGGTCAGCGCCAACGTGTCGCCATGGGCCGCGCGATTGTGCGCGATCCTGATGTGTTTCTGTTTGACGAACCCTTGTCCAATCTGGATGCCAAGCTGCGTGTGCAGATGCGCACCGAAATCAAAGAGCTGCACCAGCGACTGAAGACAACGACCGTCTATGTAACTCATGATCAGATTGAAGCCATGACGATGGCTGATATAGTGGTGATCATGCGCGATGGCCACATTGAGCAAATGGGTACGCCGATGGAGATTTATGACAATCCATCCAATCTGTTTGTTGCCGAATTCATCGGCTCGCCCGGGATGAACTTGCTGAAGGGCAAGATTATTGAAGAGGGCGGCAAGATGGTTTGCCGGGTTAACGAGTTGCATCTTCCGCTCCCGGACCAATTGGATGTAACCGTGGGTCAGACAGTTCTTTACGGAATTCGACCCGAACATTTGATCCCGTCCGAGACCGGCTTGAAGGCGACCATCAGTGTTGTTGAGCCGACCGGACCGGAAACACATCTGTTCTGTCATTTGTCAGGCCACGATGTTTGCGCGATCTCACGTGAACGCATGAATTGGAAAGCTGATGAAGTTGTTTCGTTGGAACCAATTGTTGATTATGTCCACGTTTTTGACGCACAAACAGACCAGGCCATTAAACGAAAGATGTAA
- a CDS encoding ABC transporter substrate-binding protein encodes MSFKNHDRQKFIIDTANAFTNRKMSKRDFLRNMGMAGIGMSAFATGVMGGSRPFHGNMAHAAAHGGTPEDVANFLREAGKPFAGTTIRYTSESTPPTVVLNQLKSEFTELTGINVEIEIVPLEQVLAKATQDVQGELGTYDIYYLDQAWTATFARDTVDPRELYESKPDLAMPDFDFDDFSAPLVEGISLYDNKWIGLPFDIPIFTLMYRKDLLEKHGIAVPTTYEEFTAAVELITAAEKENGIFGTGLQAKSGHYSLECDWSQAVWGHGGSIFGADKKFSGNDSAGVEGLEWYMRMLNNAPANSVASTWDGQWQMGASGQVAMVQSWAEFFPGWNADDSEVKGLWEMTRPLQGPSTLRGRDMAGFGEIPNWGHQGGSSIALSRYSKNQDAAWLFLQWACSKDIMTRCTLAGGFAPMRNSSYTDPRIVERKDRVGSGTTRHLDTVKWTIDNVMASEPDVAIWAGVANNEIPTELGKLLTGQDYDGNAQACMDQIAKLVDQKVKDADLL; translated from the coding sequence ATGAGCTTCAAAAACCACGACAGGCAGAAATTCATAATTGATACTGCCAACGCCTTTACAAACCGAAAGATGTCCAAACGAGACTTCCTGCGCAATATGGGGATGGCCGGTATCGGCATGTCCGCTTTTGCAACAGGTGTTATGGGTGGTTCACGGCCGTTTCACGGCAATATGGCCCATGCAGCAGCACATGGCGGCACACCGGAAGATGTTGCCAATTTCCTGCGTGAAGCTGGCAAGCCATTTGCCGGTACGACCATTCGCTATACGTCTGAATCAACACCGCCGACAGTTGTGCTGAATCAGCTGAAAAGTGAGTTCACCGAACTGACCGGTATCAATGTCGAAATCGAGATTGTCCCACTTGAGCAGGTGTTGGCAAAAGCCACACAGGATGTTCAGGGCGAACTTGGTACCTATGACATCTACTATCTTGATCAGGCCTGGACTGCGACATTTGCGCGGGACACGGTTGATCCGCGTGAATTGTACGAGTCCAAACCAGACCTTGCGATGCCTGACTTCGACTTTGATGATTTCTCGGCGCCTCTGGTCGAAGGCATCTCTCTTTATGACAATAAGTGGATCGGCCTGCCCTTTGACATTCCGATCTTCACATTGATGTATCGTAAGGATCTGCTTGAAAAACACGGTATTGCAGTGCCAACAACCTATGAGGAATTCACAGCTGCTGTTGAACTCATCACTGCTGCCGAAAAAGAAAATGGTATCTTCGGTACAGGTCTACAGGCCAAGTCTGGTCACTATTCTCTCGAGTGTGACTGGAGCCAGGCAGTTTGGGGACATGGCGGTTCTATCTTCGGTGCCGACAAGAAGTTCTCCGGCAATGATTCTGCAGGCGTTGAAGGCCTGGAGTGGTACATGCGGATGCTGAACAATGCACCGGCCAACTCTGTCGCATCCACATGGGATGGACAGTGGCAGATGGGTGCATCCGGTCAGGTTGCAATGGTACAGAGCTGGGCAGAATTCTTCCCAGGCTGGAATGCCGATGATTCTGAAGTGAAGGGCCTTTGGGAAATGACCCGGCCATTGCAGGGACCCTCAACTTTGCGGGGTCGTGACATGGCTGGATTTGGCGAGATTCCAAACTGGGGTCACCAGGGTGGTTCCAGCATTGCGCTGTCCCGCTATTCCAAAAACCAGGATGCAGCATGGCTGTTCCTGCAATGGGCCTGCTCCAAGGACATCATGACACGATGCACCCTTGCAGGCGGCTTTGCGCCAATGCGTAACTCCTCCTACACAGATCCACGGATCGTGGAACGCAAGGACCGCGTCGGTTCAGGCACAACACGTCACCTTGATACAGTGAAATGGACCATCGACAATGTGATGGCATCCGAGCCGGATGTTGCCATCTGGGCCGGTGTTGCCAACAATGAAATCCCAACCGAGCTTGGCAAATTGCTGACCGGTCAGGATTACGATGGCAATGCGCAAGCCTGTATGGACCAGATCGCCAAACTGGTTGATCAGAAAGTAAAAGACGCCGATCTTCTTTAG
- a CDS encoding carbohydrate ABC transporter permease has product MESSRFSIFARYSLAIVIVALFVFPIAWFALTSIKPISAIFDKDGVVVFDFVPTYENYQVTLFGQQSIDVSENSRSDFGTSGGNSYDGRGSIISSLIVAIGSTILATGIGILAAYGLSRLRFRGSQGMLHWILSQRFLPPIAIIIPMVFIFRDLGLRDTHLGLIIAHTLINVPIAVLLMKSFIDDIPRDIDEAAMIDGATRLQVFWKVIMPMAKGGMAATAVLCFIFSWTEFLLSLFLTSSIRTIPVKITTFVTSTGSEWGYISALGTSAIIPGFIFILLVQNHLVRGLTMGAIKD; this is encoded by the coding sequence ATGGAAAGCTCACGTTTCAGCATTTTTGCGCGCTACTCCCTCGCCATTGTGATTGTCGCACTGTTCGTGTTCCCGATTGCCTGGTTTGCGCTGACGTCCATCAAGCCGATTTCCGCGATCTTTGACAAGGACGGTGTTGTCGTCTTCGACTTCGTGCCGACTTACGAGAACTATCAGGTTACGTTGTTTGGCCAGCAATCCATTGATGTGAGCGAAAATTCCCGGTCGGACTTCGGCACAAGCGGTGGCAATTCCTATGATGGACGAGGCTCCATCATATCGTCGCTTATTGTTGCGATCGGGTCGACGATTCTGGCAACCGGGATTGGCATTCTGGCCGCGTATGGACTGTCCCGACTTCGGTTCCGCGGGTCTCAGGGCATGTTGCACTGGATTTTATCTCAGCGGTTTCTGCCGCCAATCGCCATTATCATTCCGATGGTGTTCATTTTCCGGGATCTTGGTTTGCGGGATACGCATCTGGGGCTGATCATCGCCCATACCTTGATCAATGTGCCGATTGCCGTCTTGCTGATGAAATCATTCATAGATGATATTCCGCGTGACATTGATGAAGCAGCGATGATTGACGGTGCCACGCGCTTGCAGGTTTTCTGGAAAGTCATCATGCCGATGGCCAAGGGCGGCATGGCGGCGACAGCGGTGCTCTGTTTCATCTTCTCCTGGACGGAGTTCCTGCTGTCACTGTTCCTGACCAGCTCGATCCGCACAATTCCGGTCAAAATCACAACGTTCGTAACGTCTACCGGGTCTGAGTGGGGCTATATTTCCGCGCTTGGCACATCGGCCATTATTCCAGGATTTATATTCATTCTGTTGGTCCAGAACCATTTGGTTCGCGGTCTGACTATGGGTGCAATCAAAGACTAG
- a CDS encoding carbohydrate ABC transporter permease has protein sequence MSEAKINQQDRRGGRKLLAFPQWLTSEHPFPWLFPATAMLVVFGIYPVLYSLWLSFFKRNPATRVEKFQPSWNWSKLIEDDRVWDAVVVTLTYTSVALIIQLALGMLIALLLDSDRRGFGVLRALMTLPLVVPPAVTGMMFLLMYDGSFGVISHVLYDLGIISPNAPLLATGSTALMSVIIVDVWQWTPFMVLIMLAGLRALPKDPFEAAAIDGATDVQAFFRLTLPMMSKIIALAVLIRGIDLFRIYDYVKVMTDSGPGTATETLTAYTGTVYFKSADFPYASTVAIFTLLTVLIIANVFIKIFKVRF, from the coding sequence GTGAGCGAAGCAAAGATCAATCAACAGGACAGGCGCGGCGGTCGAAAGCTGCTGGCATTTCCACAGTGGCTGACATCTGAGCATCCGTTCCCCTGGCTTTTTCCTGCAACGGCCATGCTGGTTGTCTTCGGTATCTATCCGGTTCTCTATTCCTTGTGGCTGTCGTTTTTCAAACGTAACCCGGCCACGCGGGTCGAAAAGTTTCAGCCATCCTGGAACTGGTCCAAGTTAATTGAGGATGATCGGGTCTGGGATGCTGTAGTTGTCACCCTGACATACACGTCGGTTGCGCTCATAATTCAGCTTGCCCTTGGAATGCTGATCGCATTGTTGCTGGACAGTGACCGGCGCGGATTTGGTGTTTTACGGGCTTTGATGACCTTGCCGCTTGTGGTTCCGCCTGCTGTTACCGGGATGATGTTCCTGTTGATGTATGACGGCTCATTTGGCGTCATCAGCCACGTTCTCTATGATCTGGGGATCATCTCTCCCAATGCGCCTCTTCTGGCGACCGGTTCAACTGCATTGATGTCCGTCATCATCGTAGATGTTTGGCAATGGACGCCCTTTATGGTGCTGATCATGCTTGCAGGTCTGCGCGCATTGCCTAAGGACCCTTTTGAGGCGGCGGCCATTGATGGTGCCACAGATGTTCAGGCGTTTTTCCGCCTGACCCTGCCGATGATGTCAAAAATTATTGCGCTGGCGGTACTGATCCGCGGCATCGATCTGTTCCGTATTTATGACTATGTGAAAGTGATGACCGATAGCGGGCCGGGCACCGCAACTGAAACACTGACGGCTTATACCGGCACGGTTTATTTCAAAAGCGCTGACTTTCCCTATGCATCGACAGTGGCGATCTTCACGCTTCTGACGGTCCTGATTATTGCCAATGTGTTTATCAAGATTTTCAAGGTGCGATTCTGA
- a CDS encoding SDR family oxidoreductase, with the protein MTKKPLIAVTGASSGIGAATAEAFSKAGHPVLMMARRTAPMEEMGLPNSVIAEVDVRDRKQLAAAVAKGEAAHGPIDMMFVNAGIARLADIGRQPPEEWDEMIDINTKGVMNTVHAVMNGMMERRTGTLVMMSSIAGRKVYADHTVYCGTKYFVHAVSESLREYLSDYNVRVIVLSPGVIETDVLSGVLDEQTLASYKENKAKMGGGIGADIVADLILNAYQLPQQALVQEICLTPTRQKF; encoded by the coding sequence ATGACCAAAAAACCACTTATTGCTGTGACCGGTGCGAGCTCCGGTATCGGCGCTGCAACCGCCGAAGCGTTTTCAAAGGCTGGACATCCTGTCCTGATGATGGCGCGGCGCACAGCGCCCATGGAAGAAATGGGCCTGCCCAACTCGGTTATTGCCGAAGTTGACGTACGCGATCGCAAGCAGCTTGCAGCGGCCGTCGCCAAAGGCGAAGCGGCGCACGGCCCGATTGATATGATGTTTGTGAATGCCGGGATTGCCCGTCTTGCCGATATCGGACGTCAGCCGCCCGAAGAATGGGACGAGATGATCGATATCAACACCAAGGGGGTGATGAACACTGTCCATGCTGTCATGAACGGCATGATGGAACGGCGCACGGGTACTCTGGTTATGATGAGCTCAATTGCCGGGCGTAAAGTCTATGCGGACCATACTGTGTATTGCGGCACCAAATATTTCGTCCATGCCGTGTCGGAATCGCTGCGCGAATATCTGTCGGATTACAATGTTCGTGTCATCGTCCTCTCGCCGGGCGTCATCGAAACCGATGTCCTGTCCGGCGTTCTGGATGAGCAGACTTTAGCGTCCTATAAGGAGAACAAGGCGAAGATGGGTGGCGGCATTGGCGCAGACATCGTGGCCGATCTCATTCTCAACGCCTATCAATTGCCGCAGCAGGCCCTTGTTCAGGAAATCTGCCTGACGCCTACACGTCAAAAGTTTTAA
- a CDS encoding bifunctional aldolase/short-chain dehydrogenase: protein MKSRWSDADAKSLVDQYRSDGINEDIAIRTYTTRILGQEPRLVLHGGGNTSVKTTVTDPLGDTYEVLCVKGSGWDMGVIEPAGLPAVQLAPLAALADLESLSDENLVAAQRRMLIDPYAPNPSIEAVLHAIVPHKHVDHTHADAIIALSNQPDGDAIIRDLFPDTTIIPYVMPGFILSKVCRQALLKEPDSKHMILMNHGIFTYNDDPRQAYDDMINMVDMAEKRLEKGNSRPFTGIDLPAKLAAQAEIAPIIRGLLAQEGKIEGKPDRWILDHRASDQILHFVNGKNASDYAMRGNAAPDHSIRIKRFGAVLPAPITGELSAFREGAEAALASFADDYKAYFDRNNSRHGGSLTMLDPAPRIIYVPGIGLFGVGKTAKEAAICADIAEATVNVITMAEGIGKFVALPENDLFDIEYWSLEQAKLAKSVEKPLTRQVAIVTGAGSGLGLEVARTLAREGAAVAVFDINEKAAQAAAKSIGGLAVTCDVTNEAAVHDAVNSVVDVFGGVDVLISNAGAAFQGRMVEVDQALFEKAFALNFWGHHFMAKACVKVMEAQRSGGALVFNVTKQVLNPGPDFGPYGTSKSALMALMRQYAIEHGASGITANAVNADRIRTNLLTDDFIAERANARGITPHEYMRGNLLKREVTTQDVADAFLHLVKATKTSGAVLTVDGGNVAAMVR from the coding sequence ATGAAGTCACGCTGGTCAGATGCCGACGCGAAATCCCTTGTCGACCAATACAGGTCTGACGGGATCAACGAAGACATTGCCATTCGCACCTACACAACCAGAATTCTGGGTCAGGAACCGCGCCTTGTGCTGCATGGCGGCGGCAATACATCCGTCAAGACTACGGTCACCGATCCGCTTGGTGACACATATGAAGTGCTGTGCGTCAAAGGCTCCGGCTGGGATATGGGAGTCATCGAACCTGCTGGCCTCCCCGCCGTCCAATTGGCACCACTGGCAGCTTTGGCCGACCTGGAAAGCCTGAGCGATGAAAACCTAGTCGCCGCCCAAAGACGCATGCTGATCGATCCCTATGCACCCAACCCGTCAATTGAGGCTGTGTTGCACGCCATAGTGCCGCATAAACACGTGGACCACACCCACGCCGATGCCATCATCGCGCTATCCAATCAGCCCGATGGCGATGCGATCATTCGTGATCTATTTCCAGATACAACAATCATTCCATATGTGATGCCAGGGTTCATCCTGTCCAAAGTCTGCCGCCAAGCTTTGCTCAAAGAGCCAGACTCCAAACATATGATCCTGATGAACCACGGCATCTTCACGTATAATGATGATCCCCGTCAGGCCTATGACGACATGATCAACATGGTGGACATGGCTGAAAAACGCCTGGAGAAAGGAAACTCCAGACCCTTCACCGGTATCGACCTGCCAGCCAAATTGGCAGCACAAGCCGAGATTGCGCCCATCATTCGCGGGTTGCTGGCACAAGAGGGCAAGATTGAAGGCAAGCCTGATCGATGGATTCTCGATCACCGCGCAAGTGACCAGATCCTGCATTTCGTAAACGGAAAAAATGCATCTGATTATGCCATGCGTGGCAATGCAGCCCCTGACCACTCGATCCGCATCAAGCGTTTCGGGGCGGTGCTTCCCGCCCCGATTACCGGAGAACTGAGCGCCTTTCGTGAGGGCGCAGAAGCGGCGCTTGCAAGCTTTGCCGATGACTACAAAGCCTATTTTGACCGCAACAACAGCCGCCACGGTGGCAGCCTGACCATGCTCGACCCGGCACCACGCATTATCTATGTGCCAGGTATTGGTCTGTTCGGCGTCGGCAAAACGGCCAAGGAGGCAGCCATCTGTGCTGACATTGCAGAGGCAACGGTGAATGTGATCACCATGGCCGAAGGCATCGGCAAATTCGTCGCCTTGCCTGAAAACGATCTGTTCGACATTGAATACTGGTCCCTAGAGCAGGCAAAGCTGGCCAAATCCGTCGAAAAGCCGCTGACACGTCAGGTCGCGATTGTGACCGGCGCAGGCAGCGGTCTCGGTCTGGAAGTTGCCAGAACATTGGCCAGAGAAGGCGCAGCCGTTGCGGTTTTTGACATTAACGAAAAGGCTGCACAGGCTGCTGCCAAAAGCATTGGTGGTCTGGCTGTCACATGTGACGTCACCAATGAGGCAGCGGTCCACGATGCCGTCAACTCTGTGGTTGATGTCTTTGGTGGGGTCGATGTGTTGATTTCCAATGCCGGTGCAGCCTTCCAGGGACGCATGGTGGAAGTCGATCAGGCTCTGTTTGAAAAAGCCTTTGCCCTGAATTTCTGGGGGCATCATTTCATGGCAAAAGCCTGTGTCAAGGTGATGGAGGCCCAGCGCAGTGGCGGCGCACTTGTCTTCAATGTCACAAAACAGGTTCTCAATCCCGGGCCTGATTTCGGACCTTATGGCACATCAAAATCAGCCCTTATGGCGTTGATGCGTCAATATGCCATTGAACATGGCGCTTCCGGCATCACCGCCAATGCAGTTAATGCGGATCGCATTCGCACTAATCTGCTGACCGACGATTTCATCGCCGAGCGTGCCAATGCACGAGGCATCACACCTCACGAATATATGCGCGGCAATCTGCTCAAGCGTGAAGTAACAACGCAGGATGTGGCTGATGCATTCCTCCATCTGGTCAAGGCCACCAAAACCAGTGGTGCGGTGCTGACCGTTGACGGTGGCAATGTGGCGGCAATGGTACGTTAG
- a CDS encoding FGGY-family carbohydrate kinase, translating into MAERLIIGLDSSTQSTKAIAWTKSGEIVAEGRADIPMQTSQKDYCEQDPNDWWDTTVTALNQLAQQIDVSLVDGLAISNQRETIGFFDAELNSVHPAMVWLDSRSGLEADELSERVGRERLHTISGKPKDIIPSNSSVMWVRKNRPDVFNAASQVREVGSYLHWHLAGVNAVSWASADPSGMFDIERKEWSDEILAVVGVTRDQFAKPVPPGTLVGGLTDAAAEATGLKAGTPIFAGAGDGQCAGLGVDAAKEGRVYLNLGTAVVTGLWSKTPNISNSWRTMLSPTGDGYFLEGVMRGGTYFLDWMVKHYIAPDEGNAAHEALHAKALELPVGSDGLMVCPYLSGCMNPFWDANAKAAIYGISPAHDTSYLYRASMEGLTGEVARTIFDMRDQGLKVTEIIGVGGGANSPLWRQMLVDATGIPLTLSKSLEASSLGAAMIAAVGTGWFESFDEASQAMSATGETYHPDPVAHKEWKVLLERQQTFNAFCCHNETLS; encoded by the coding sequence ATGGCGGAAAGATTGATTATCGGTCTCGACAGTTCGACCCAATCTACCAAGGCAATTGCATGGACGAAGTCGGGTGAGATCGTGGCGGAGGGACGCGCCGACATCCCCATGCAGACATCTCAGAAGGACTATTGTGAGCAGGACCCGAATGATTGGTGGGATACCACCGTTACGGCGCTGAACCAATTGGCGCAGCAGATTGACGTGTCGCTGGTTGATGGGTTGGCAATTTCAAACCAACGCGAAACCATCGGCTTTTTTGATGCGGAGCTGAATTCTGTACACCCGGCCATGGTATGGCTCGACAGCCGTTCCGGCCTGGAGGCTGACGAGTTGTCCGAACGCGTTGGCCGTGAGCGTCTGCACACCATCAGCGGAAAACCAAAAGACATCATCCCCAGCAATTCCAGCGTCATGTGGGTGCGAAAAAACCGCCCGGACGTTTTCAACGCTGCGAGCCAGGTGCGCGAAGTTGGAAGCTATCTGCATTGGCATCTTGCAGGCGTGAATGCGGTGAGTTGGGCCAGTGCCGACCCGTCCGGGATGTTTGATATCGAGCGCAAGGAATGGTCCGATGAAATCCTGGCGGTTGTCGGTGTCACACGAGATCAGTTTGCCAAACCGGTCCCCCCGGGCACGCTAGTTGGCGGGCTTACGGACGCTGCTGCAGAGGCAACGGGTCTGAAGGCGGGCACTCCGATCTTTGCAGGCGCAGGGGATGGGCAATGTGCCGGACTGGGCGTGGATGCGGCCAAAGAAGGGCGGGTTTATCTGAATCTGGGCACAGCTGTTGTCACCGGGCTATGGTCGAAGACGCCAAATATATCGAATTCATGGCGCACCATGTTATCACCCACCGGGGATGGCTATTTTCTGGAAGGTGTTATGCGCGGGGGTACCTATTTCCTCGACTGGATGGTGAAGCATTACATTGCACCCGATGAGGGCAATGCTGCTCACGAAGCCTTGCATGCAAAAGCATTGGAGCTGCCTGTCGGGTCTGACGGTCTTATGGTCTGTCCCTATCTATCGGGTTGCATGAACCCTTTTTGGGACGCGAATGCCAAAGCTGCGATTTACGGCATCAGTCCAGCACATGACACATCCTATCTCTATCGCGCATCGATGGAGGGGCTAACCGGGGAGGTTGCCCGCACCATTTTTGATATGCGCGATCAGGGCCTGAAAGTAACCGAGATAATCGGTGTGGGGGGCGGTGCAAATTCACCGCTGTGGCGACAGATGCTGGTGGATGCAACGGGTATTCCGCTGACCTTAAGCAAGTCACTGGAGGCTTCGTCTCTTGGTGCCGCCATGATTGCGGCTGTGGGAACTGGTTGGTTTGAGAGTTTTGACGAAGCGTCACAAGCCATGAGCGCAACAGGCGAAACCTATCATCCGGACCCTGTTGCCCACAAAGAGTGGAAAGTGCTTCTGGAACGCCAGCAGACATTCAACGCGTTTTGCTGCCACAATGAGACACTGTCCTGA
- a CDS encoding sugar-binding transcriptional regulator, which produces MAKRVPAGFAGDLLLWTAWLYHVEGLTQNDIAEELEVSRQTVANYLNEAVAKDMVRVELRPDILSRQTSATALAELYGLEAVHIVPTPKSESQLFKRLGHAGGQVLNSLVRNGDTIGVAFGRTIFRVGMLMPSSNQPKTTVVQVAGCSLGGSDTSPEACASLIAGKLSAECVNLFAPAYLSTESLARDLLAEPTLQRQFRLFNETDLMIFGIGELNKHTRFYLNEEYFYNDDLRDHYMKLGAASVVMGRFIDAEGNEIDGPLLNRTVAIDLKTARSIPIRLAVCGGKDKIEAAAAALRGGFATHLVTDEQTAKRLLKAKK; this is translated from the coding sequence ATGGCGAAACGTGTGCCAGCCGGTTTTGCGGGTGATCTGCTTTTGTGGACTGCGTGGCTCTATCATGTAGAGGGGCTCACTCAAAACGATATCGCTGAAGAATTGGAAGTCAGCCGCCAGACAGTTGCAAATTACCTGAATGAAGCCGTCGCGAAAGACATGGTTCGGGTCGAGTTACGGCCCGATATTCTGTCGCGACAGACCTCCGCCACCGCATTGGCCGAATTGTATGGCCTTGAAGCTGTTCATATTGTGCCAACGCCAAAATCCGAGAGCCAGTTGTTCAAGCGGTTGGGCCACGCCGGTGGGCAGGTGCTTAACAGCCTTGTGCGCAATGGTGACACGATTGGCGTTGCTTTCGGGCGAACCATATTTCGCGTTGGCATGCTGATGCCCAGTTCCAACCAGCCAAAAACGACGGTGGTGCAAGTCGCTGGATGTTCACTTGGCGGGTCCGATACCTCGCCGGAAGCCTGTGCGTCACTCATCGCAGGCAAACTATCGGCTGAATGCGTGAATTTGTTTGCGCCAGCCTATTTGTCCACCGAATCCCTAGCCAGGGACTTGCTGGCAGAACCCACTCTGCAGCGACAGTTCAGACTGTTCAACGAAACCGATTTGATGATTTTTGGTATCGGAGAGTTGAACAAACATACGCGGTTTTATCTCAACGAAGAGTACTTCTACAATGATGATCTGCGTGACCACTACATGAAGCTTGGCGCTGCCAGTGTGGTTATGGGACGCTTTATCGACGCTGAGGGGAATGAAATTGATGGCCCGTTGCTGAACAGAACTGTTGCCATCGATCTGAAGACAGCCCGGTCTATTCCCATACGTCTGGCTGTTTGTGGCGGGAAGGATAAGATTGAAGCTGCTGCTGCTGCCCTGCGCGGCGGCTTTGCAACCCATCTGGTGACCGACGAGCAGACAGCCAAGCGCTTGTTGAAGGCAAAAAAATAA